The proteins below are encoded in one region of Brassica napus cultivar Da-Ae chromosome A6, Da-Ae, whole genome shotgun sequence:
- the LOC106433513 gene encoding protein SIEVE ELEMENT OCCLUSION B isoform X2: protein MESLIKSQHAQKQAGHSGKAPGTEIIPATTGLTMSSDESMMLKLIQQTHSPDAREVQVRGLLSLVEDILDRATLDSDDSNASMLPLPTDDKLMQSSMMSVLDSVSYAIDRVACEIAYKSLTGSDAHEITMSVFEHLSSFHWDGKLVLTLAAFALNYGEFWLLVQFYSKNQLAKSLAMLKLVPVQNRVTLESVSQGLNDLIREMKSVTACVVELSELPGRYITLDDPQLSRIISTIPIAVYWTIRSIVACISQINMITAMGHEMMNTQMDSWETSMLANKLKNIHDHLAETLRLCYRHIEKQRSSESLKMLHSLFDTTHIDNMKILTALIHPKNHTMPLQDGLTKRKVHLDVLRRKTVLLLISDLNILQDELSIFEQIYTESRSSLLGADGKSHMPYEVVWVPIVDPIEDYERSPSLQKKFEALRAPMPWYTVDSPKLVERHVVEFMRERWHFMNKPILVVLDPQGNEASLNALHMIWIWGTEAFPFTRAREEELWRRETFTLNLIVDGIDAVIFNWINPGNYIFLYGGDDLDWIRRFTMAAKATAKDSDVKLEMAYVGKRNHSHREQIRRISEAVRAENLSHSWAEPALMWFFWARLESMLYSKIQLGKSDDHDEVMQGIKKILSYDKLGGWALLSKGAEIVMITHGVIERTVTVYDRTWKTHVPTKGYSKAMYDHHHDEVLRETGHPCAHFDFHITARSGRIPEKMNCFECHRPMEKYMSFACCHDEKLLDQDENYNF, encoded by the exons ATGGAGTCACTGATCAAGTCCCAGCACGCTCAGAAACAAGCTGGCCACAGTGGTAAAGCTCCGGGTACGGAGATTATACCGGCGACGACGGGACTAACGATGTCATCGGACGAGAGCATGATGCTGAAGCTGATCCAACAAACACACTCCCCTGATGCTCGCGAAGTCCAAGTGCGTGGCCTTCTCTCTCTCGTTGAAGATATTCTCGATCGTGCCACTCTTGACTCCGACGACTCCAACGCCTCC ATGCTCCCATTGCCTACGGATGATAAACTGATGCAATCAAGCATGATGAGCGTTCTTGATAGCGTCTCATATGCTATCGATCGCGTCGCCTGCGAG ATAGCCTACAAGTCTCTGACCGGATCAGACGCACATGAAATAACAATGTCAGTGTTCGAACACCTCTCGAGCTTCCACTGGGACGGCAAGCTAGTCCTGACTCTAGCCGCGTTCGCCTTGAACTACGGAGAATTTTGGCTTCTGGTCCAGTTCTACTCAAAGAATCAGCTGGCTAAATCCCTAGCTATGCTAAAGCTCGTCCCTGTTCAGAACAGAGTGACCCTCGAGTCTGTATCCCAAGGGCTCAACGATCTCATCCGTGAGATGAAGAGCGTCACCGCATGTGTAGTGGAACTCAGTGAGTTACCTGGTCGCTACATTACACTGGACGATCCTCAGCTGTCGAGAATCATCTCTACCATCCCAATCGCTGTCTATTGGACCATAAGAAGCATCGTGGCTTGCATTTCTCAAATCAACATGATCACTGCCATGGGACACGA GATGATGAACACTCAAATGGATTCATGGGAAACGTCCATGTTAGCTAACAAGCTCAAGAACATTCATGACCATCTCGCCGAGACCTTGAGACTTTGCTACCGTCACATAG AGAAGCAGAGGAGCTCAGAATCCTTAAAGATGTTGCATTCTCTATTCGACACAACACACATTGATAACATGAAGATTCTCACGGCCCTCATTCATCCTAAAAACCACACCATGCCATTGCAAGATGGTTTAACCAAGAGAAAG GTTCACTTGGACGTGTTGAGGAGGAAGACAGTGTTGTTGCTAATATCTGACCTCAACATATTGCAAGACGAGCTATCGATATTCGAGCAAATCTACACAGAATCAAGGAGCAGCTTGTTGGGAGCCGATGGTAAGAGTCATATGCCGTACGAGGTTGTGTGGGTTCCGATAGTGGATCCGATCGAAGATTACGAAAGATCACCGAGTCTGCAGAAGAAATTCGAGGCTCTCCGTGCACCTATGCCATGGTACACAGTGGATAGTCCAAAGCTGGTAGAGAGACATGTGGTGGAGTTTATGAGAGAGAGATGGCATTTCATGAACAAGCCAATACTTGTGGTGCTTGACCCACAAGGCAACGAGGCTAGTCTCAATGCGCTTCACATGATCTGGATTTGGGGGACTGAAGCTTTCCCTTTCACCAGAGCTCGTGAGGAAGAGCTCTGGAGGAGGGAGACCTTTACCCTTAACCTCATCGTCGATGGCATCGACGCTGTCATTTTCAACTGG ATAAATCCGGGAAATTACATATTCTTGTACGGAGGAGATGACTTGGACTGGATAAGAAGGTTCACAATGGCGGCCAAAGCAACGGCTAAAGATTCCGACGTGAAGCTGGAGATGGCTTATGTTGGTAAACGGAACCACAGCCACAGAGAACAGATCAGGCGGATCAGTGAAGCCGTCAGGGCTGAAAATCTGAGTCACAGCTGGGCCGAGCCTGCATTAATGTGGTTCTTCTGGGCTAGGCTCGAGAGCATGCTCTACTCCAAAATTCAACTCGGTAAATCCGATGATCACGATGAG GTGATGCAAGGAATCAAGAAGATACTGAGCTACGACAAGCTTGGAGGATGGGCACTGCTGAGCAAAGGAGCTGAGATAGTGATGATAACTCACGGTGTCATTGAGAGGACTGTCACCGTCTACGACCGAACCTGGAAAACTCACGTCCCGACCAAAGGCTACAGCAAGGCAATGTACGACCACCATCATGACGAGGTTCTCAGGGAAACCGGACATCCATGCGCTCACTTTGATTTCCACATCACTGCTCGGAGCGGTCGGATTCCAGAGAAGATGAACTGCTTCGAATGCCACCGTCCCATGGAGAAGTACATGAGCTTCGCTTGTTGTCACGATGAGAAGCTCCTTGACCAAGACGAGAACTACAACTtctag
- the LOC106433513 gene encoding protein SIEVE ELEMENT OCCLUSION B isoform X1 → MESLIKSQHAQKQAGHSGKAPGTEIIPATTGLTMSSDESMMLKLIQQTHSPDAREVQVRGLLSLVEDILDRATLDSDDSNASVSMLPLPTDDKLMQSSMMSVLDSVSYAIDRVACEIAYKSLTGSDAHEITMSVFEHLSSFHWDGKLVLTLAAFALNYGEFWLLVQFYSKNQLAKSLAMLKLVPVQNRVTLESVSQGLNDLIREMKSVTACVVELSELPGRYITLDDPQLSRIISTIPIAVYWTIRSIVACISQINMITAMGHEMMNTQMDSWETSMLANKLKNIHDHLAETLRLCYRHIEKQRSSESLKMLHSLFDTTHIDNMKILTALIHPKNHTMPLQDGLTKRKVHLDVLRRKTVLLLISDLNILQDELSIFEQIYTESRSSLLGADGKSHMPYEVVWVPIVDPIEDYERSPSLQKKFEALRAPMPWYTVDSPKLVERHVVEFMRERWHFMNKPILVVLDPQGNEASLNALHMIWIWGTEAFPFTRAREEELWRRETFTLNLIVDGIDAVIFNWINPGNYIFLYGGDDLDWIRRFTMAAKATAKDSDVKLEMAYVGKRNHSHREQIRRISEAVRAENLSHSWAEPALMWFFWARLESMLYSKIQLGKSDDHDEVMQGIKKILSYDKLGGWALLSKGAEIVMITHGVIERTVTVYDRTWKTHVPTKGYSKAMYDHHHDEVLRETGHPCAHFDFHITARSGRIPEKMNCFECHRPMEKYMSFACCHDEKLLDQDENYNF, encoded by the exons ATGGAGTCACTGATCAAGTCCCAGCACGCTCAGAAACAAGCTGGCCACAGTGGTAAAGCTCCGGGTACGGAGATTATACCGGCGACGACGGGACTAACGATGTCATCGGACGAGAGCATGATGCTGAAGCTGATCCAACAAACACACTCCCCTGATGCTCGCGAAGTCCAAGTGCGTGGCCTTCTCTCTCTCGTTGAAGATATTCTCGATCGTGCCACTCTTGACTCCGACGACTCCAACGCCTCCGTTAGT ATGCTCCCATTGCCTACGGATGATAAACTGATGCAATCAAGCATGATGAGCGTTCTTGATAGCGTCTCATATGCTATCGATCGCGTCGCCTGCGAG ATAGCCTACAAGTCTCTGACCGGATCAGACGCACATGAAATAACAATGTCAGTGTTCGAACACCTCTCGAGCTTCCACTGGGACGGCAAGCTAGTCCTGACTCTAGCCGCGTTCGCCTTGAACTACGGAGAATTTTGGCTTCTGGTCCAGTTCTACTCAAAGAATCAGCTGGCTAAATCCCTAGCTATGCTAAAGCTCGTCCCTGTTCAGAACAGAGTGACCCTCGAGTCTGTATCCCAAGGGCTCAACGATCTCATCCGTGAGATGAAGAGCGTCACCGCATGTGTAGTGGAACTCAGTGAGTTACCTGGTCGCTACATTACACTGGACGATCCTCAGCTGTCGAGAATCATCTCTACCATCCCAATCGCTGTCTATTGGACCATAAGAAGCATCGTGGCTTGCATTTCTCAAATCAACATGATCACTGCCATGGGACACGA GATGATGAACACTCAAATGGATTCATGGGAAACGTCCATGTTAGCTAACAAGCTCAAGAACATTCATGACCATCTCGCCGAGACCTTGAGACTTTGCTACCGTCACATAG AGAAGCAGAGGAGCTCAGAATCCTTAAAGATGTTGCATTCTCTATTCGACACAACACACATTGATAACATGAAGATTCTCACGGCCCTCATTCATCCTAAAAACCACACCATGCCATTGCAAGATGGTTTAACCAAGAGAAAG GTTCACTTGGACGTGTTGAGGAGGAAGACAGTGTTGTTGCTAATATCTGACCTCAACATATTGCAAGACGAGCTATCGATATTCGAGCAAATCTACACAGAATCAAGGAGCAGCTTGTTGGGAGCCGATGGTAAGAGTCATATGCCGTACGAGGTTGTGTGGGTTCCGATAGTGGATCCGATCGAAGATTACGAAAGATCACCGAGTCTGCAGAAGAAATTCGAGGCTCTCCGTGCACCTATGCCATGGTACACAGTGGATAGTCCAAAGCTGGTAGAGAGACATGTGGTGGAGTTTATGAGAGAGAGATGGCATTTCATGAACAAGCCAATACTTGTGGTGCTTGACCCACAAGGCAACGAGGCTAGTCTCAATGCGCTTCACATGATCTGGATTTGGGGGACTGAAGCTTTCCCTTTCACCAGAGCTCGTGAGGAAGAGCTCTGGAGGAGGGAGACCTTTACCCTTAACCTCATCGTCGATGGCATCGACGCTGTCATTTTCAACTGG ATAAATCCGGGAAATTACATATTCTTGTACGGAGGAGATGACTTGGACTGGATAAGAAGGTTCACAATGGCGGCCAAAGCAACGGCTAAAGATTCCGACGTGAAGCTGGAGATGGCTTATGTTGGTAAACGGAACCACAGCCACAGAGAACAGATCAGGCGGATCAGTGAAGCCGTCAGGGCTGAAAATCTGAGTCACAGCTGGGCCGAGCCTGCATTAATGTGGTTCTTCTGGGCTAGGCTCGAGAGCATGCTCTACTCCAAAATTCAACTCGGTAAATCCGATGATCACGATGAG GTGATGCAAGGAATCAAGAAGATACTGAGCTACGACAAGCTTGGAGGATGGGCACTGCTGAGCAAAGGAGCTGAGATAGTGATGATAACTCACGGTGTCATTGAGAGGACTGTCACCGTCTACGACCGAACCTGGAAAACTCACGTCCCGACCAAAGGCTACAGCAAGGCAATGTACGACCACCATCATGACGAGGTTCTCAGGGAAACCGGACATCCATGCGCTCACTTTGATTTCCACATCACTGCTCGGAGCGGTCGGATTCCAGAGAAGATGAACTGCTTCGAATGCCACCGTCCCATGGAGAAGTACATGAGCTTCGCTTGTTGTCACGATGAGAAGCTCCTTGACCAAGACGAGAACTACAACTtctag
- the LOC125575810 gene encoding uncharacterized protein LOC125575810 — translation MYAVKKTYWFDIYKGTADEVVDCCHGKQLWELCKNKYEPLWVKGGNHCDLEHYPEYIRHLKKFITTVERLPQRKSVDRREKPRQSTECKAPPKSHESKKTSSSKLRISFDHHLGRRSRRSVDCHDKTLKSVDHSHEIENVIEYRRIPE, via the exons ATGTACGCCGTTAAGAAAACCTACTGGTTCGATATCTACAAG GGGACTGCGGATGAAGTAGTGGACTGTTGTCATGGGAAACAACTATGGGAACTGTGCAAAAACAAGTATGAGCCGCTTTGGGTGAAAGGAGGGAACCACTGTGACCTTGAGCACTACCCTGAATACATAAGACACCTCAAAAAATTCATCACAACAGTTGAGAGATTACCTCAAAGGAAGAGTGTGGACAGGAGAGAGAAGCCTAGACAGAGCACAGAGTGTAAGGCACCGCCAAAGAGTCATGAGTCGAAGAAGACAAGCAGCAGCAAGCTCAGGATCTCTTTTGATCATCATCTTGGTCGTCGGTCTAGAAGGAGTGTTGACTGCCATGACAAGACTCTGAAGAGCGTTGACCACTCCCATGAGATTGAGAATGTGATAGAGTACCGTCGGATTCCTGagtaa